One region of Candidatus Acidiferrales bacterium genomic DNA includes:
- the pstS gene encoding phosphate ABC transporter substrate-binding protein PstS, whose product MKSLRLTAILLALSLVGLAASAQSTLTGAGSTWVYPLVAKWAAAYQQNNGVEVNYQSIGSGGGIAQIKAGTVAFGASDMPLKPEDLSSAGLIQFPTAVAGEDLVYNLPGIQPEQLVLSGSLVADIYLGKVKKWNDPEIAKLNSGLNLPDMDITVVHRSDGSGTTFTFCDYLSKVSPEWKDKVGANTSVSWPAGVGGKGNEGVASYVQRIPGSIGYVEYAYILESHLSDARMINRDGKIVSPSLKGFQDAAAHVDFTKAQDFYVILTDHTGPDTWPISGCTWQILRKNAPKEMNLAVMKFFDWGFEHGQDMARSISFGPLPENTVAAIKSYWKKELGYSL is encoded by the coding sequence ATGAAATCGCTTAGACTGACGGCAATCCTCCTGGCTCTTTCCTTGGTTGGACTTGCCGCTTCGGCGCAGTCCACGTTGACGGGCGCAGGCAGCACTTGGGTGTACCCCTTGGTAGCCAAATGGGCTGCTGCTTATCAGCAGAATAACGGGGTAGAGGTGAACTATCAATCCATCGGGTCAGGTGGCGGAATCGCGCAGATTAAGGCTGGCACCGTGGCGTTTGGTGCGAGTGACATGCCGCTCAAACCCGAAGATTTGAGCAGTGCGGGCCTGATCCAATTCCCCACTGCCGTAGCTGGCGAAGACTTGGTTTATAATCTTCCCGGAATCCAGCCTGAGCAGCTTGTTCTCAGCGGGTCGCTCGTCGCTGACATTTATCTGGGTAAGGTTAAGAAGTGGAACGACCCGGAAATCGCCAAGCTGAACTCTGGCTTGAATCTGCCGGATATGGACATCACTGTCGTCCACCGCTCAGATGGATCTGGCACGACGTTCACATTCTGCGACTATCTGTCCAAGGTCAGCCCGGAATGGAAGGATAAAGTCGGAGCAAATACTTCCGTGTCTTGGCCTGCTGGCGTAGGCGGCAAAGGCAACGAAGGAGTGGCTTCCTACGTTCAGCGCATTCCCGGTTCGATCGGCTATGTGGAGTACGCATACATTCTTGAAAGCCATCTGTCCGATGCTCGCATGATCAACCGTGACGGCAAGATTGTGAGCCCCAGCCTCAAGGGCTTCCAGGACGCCGCCGCGCACGTGGACTTTACGAAAGCGCAGGATTTTTACGTGATCCTCACAGACCACACGGGACCGGACACGTGGCCGATTTCCGGCTGCACCTGGCAAATTCTGCGCAAGAACGCTCCCAAGGAAATGAATCTGGCGGTGATGAAGTTCTTCGATTGGGGTTTCGAGCATGGACAGGACATGGCCCGGTCGATTTCCTTCGGTCCGTTGCCCGAGAATACGGTCGCAGCCATCAAATCGTATTGGAAGAAGGAGCTAGGCTA